A part of Chitinimonas koreensis genomic DNA contains:
- a CDS encoding Rieske (2Fe-2S) protein, producing the protein MAERRWRICAADELPDGGLGKRFQAEWRGVPAPAFVVRWAGRVHGYLNECAHIPIELDFNEGDFFDLSRSYLICATHGAYYRPDTGLCLGGPCKGARLTKLTVVEEDGDVFFLPDAPPPR; encoded by the coding sequence ATGGCTGAGCGCAGGTGGCGCATCTGCGCGGCCGACGAATTGCCCGACGGCGGCCTGGGCAAGCGCTTCCAGGCCGAGTGGCGCGGGGTGCCGGCACCGGCCTTCGTGGTGCGTTGGGCGGGGAGGGTGCACGGCTACCTGAACGAGTGCGCCCATATCCCGATCGAGCTCGATTTCAACGAGGGCGACTTCTTCGATCTGTCCCGCAGCTATTTGATCTGCGCGACGCACGGCGCTTACTATAGGCCGGACACCGGGCTGTGCCTGGGCGGGCCCTGCAAGGGCGCGCGGCTGACCAAGCTGACGGTCGTGGAGGAGGACGGCGACGTGTTCTTCCTGCCCGATGCGCCGCCGCCGCGCTGA
- a CDS encoding S49 family peptidase: MNEQQNPNWERQTLEKMLVTALKEQRKGRNWSIFFRFVGFAWLFLVLAIIVTWRHGSGGAEAGRRTAGPHSALVDLRGVIAAGEQANADDINGALREAFKDKNTRGVILRINSPGGSPVQAGQIADEIRRQRKLYPNTPLYVVVDDICASGGYYVAAAADKIFVDKASLVGSIGVLMDGFGFTGAMDKLGVERRLLTAGENKGFLDPFSPQNPQQVEYAKQMLEEVHQQFIKVVRDGRGKRLKETPDMFSGLVWSGEKSVELGLSDAYGSADSVARDVIKAADIVDFTPRESWADRFAKSIGASAGAKLGSYFEFKLK, encoded by the coding sequence ATGAACGAGCAGCAGAACCCGAACTGGGAACGCCAGACCCTGGAAAAGATGCTGGTGACCGCGCTCAAGGAGCAGCGCAAGGGTCGCAACTGGAGCATCTTCTTCCGCTTCGTCGGCTTCGCCTGGCTGTTCCTGGTGCTGGCCATCATCGTCACCTGGCGCCACGGCAGCGGCGGCGCCGAAGCCGGCCGGCGCACCGCCGGCCCGCACAGCGCGCTGGTCGATCTGCGCGGCGTGATCGCGGCGGGCGAGCAGGCCAACGCCGACGACATCAACGGCGCGTTGCGCGAAGCCTTCAAGGACAAGAACACCCGCGGCGTGATCCTGCGCATCAACAGCCCCGGCGGCAGCCCGGTGCAGGCCGGCCAGATCGCCGACGAGATCCGCCGCCAGCGCAAGCTCTATCCGAACACCCCGCTCTACGTGGTGGTCGACGACATCTGCGCCTCGGGCGGCTATTACGTCGCCGCCGCGGCCGACAAGATCTTCGTCGACAAGGCCAGCCTGGTCGGCTCGATCGGCGTGCTGATGGACGGCTTCGGCTTCACCGGTGCGATGGACAAGCTCGGCGTCGAGCGCCGCCTCTTGACCGCCGGCGAGAACAAGGGCTTCCTCGATCCGTTCTCGCCGCAGAACCCGCAGCAGGTCGAATACGCCAAGCAGATGCTGGAAGAAGTGCACCAGCAATTCATCAAGGTGGTGCGCGACGGCCGCGGCAAGCGCTTGAAGGAAACGCCGGACATGTTCTCGGGCCTGGTCTGGAGCGGCGAGAAGAGCGTCGAGCTCGGCTTGTCCGATGCCTACGGCTCGGCCGACTCGGTCGCCCGCGACGTGATCAAGGCCGCCGACATCGTCGACTTCACGCCGCGCGAAAGCTGGGCCGACCGCTTCGCCAAGTCGATCGGCGCCAGCGCCGGCGCCAAGCTCGGCAGCTACTTCGAATTCAAACTAAAGTAA